Sequence from the Phoenix dactylifera cultivar Barhee BC4 unplaced genomic scaffold, palm_55x_up_171113_PBpolish2nd_filt_p 000488F, whole genome shotgun sequence genome:
GAAGAGAGGCTCATGGGGGGCCCCAACTTGGGTCTAGAAAATTTCTCTTCTTCCACTCTTTCCAAATTCTCCATCACCCAATCTGTTTGAAATTTCTTCTTTGCCTTCCATTTTCTTCCTGGTAAGCAAATGGATCCCTACGAATGCAATGTGCCGCGGGTGCTGGCGGTTTTTTTATCTGTGGGGCGCAGATGGGTGAAACATTGCTTGCCTTTCTGAATTTTAGTTCAAACAAAATTTGCATCCCATGCTTTTGGAAGAAAGCGAGAGGATAACAAATGTGTGGTTATTTGGAGGGCTGTACTCACATTCGAGCTATATGAGATGAGTAGccgttttaccaaaaaaaaaaaaaaaaaaaaagaagaagaagaagaagaagaagaagaagaggaggataacAAATGTGTGGTTATTTAAGTAGGAAGAATGGCGTATATGTGTAATACCATATCAGTTATACATTGGGTAAATcttgaatatatttatatatatatatatatatatatagggtcaaGAAACTATATAATACATTTTAGTGAGTTTTTTAAATGAAGTCGTGGGTTATAACAAATGCTATTGGGGTAAAATCCGACCCATGGCTTATATGAACTAGGAGACATAGACCCATTGAGACACTGACCATGAGTCGATTATGGTGCTTGTTATtggaatttaattttttaatctgACGAAGACGCCATGGTTAAACGGGAGGAATATGTCAAAATCCATGCAGAATTGTGGATTGTGATAGTACCAAAGAACCTAAATGATATCTTCCAGTtaaattttttggatgaaattATGGACTGTGATGGTGTAACAGCCGAAATGGATGCTGGGAGCAAATAGGACAATGGACATGGGTGCATGGAGTATGAGTAGACTATGAATTCGTTAGgacactaaagaaaatgaattaAGTAATTTTTAAATCTACTATTAGATGCTAAAAACTCCAGTACCACAGATTTATTTTTCGAAACGGTTCGGTTGGCAACTGCAGATCAAAACATCTCGCTGTATGTGGGCGTCCCGCATACCTAAATCGTTTCCTTCGCTTTTGCACTGCaaatcaaacacaaatacaagatGTGATGGGGGACAAAATGGATCGTTCAACCTATAACAAAAGGGCCACACAATTTCGGCCCAATAAGCACCGATGCCAATCGAATGTATCCTCGGTTCGGCCCAGAATCAGCCAGACCTCGAACTCCGCCGAAAGCTCTCCCAACCTCCTGTATTCGTCGACttgcccgaccaagttcggggcgCCCTCCTCAGCAATATGCTAACTACAGCACCCGTCAAGCCGACCCCATCGAATGCATGATGCGGCCTCTCGACATGCTTGGCCTTGCCAACGGCTGCATCCATGTGCGCGCCCACGTTGTACATTGCAATACTACTACGCCACGCTTCACTAGCTGGTCCACAACAGTCAAAGGACGGCTCCATGACTACTTCGACCATACCCTGAGACGACTGTCAACACCTTATCGTTCTCAGGAATGGGGATACCGCACGCTACCAACCAGCTCTAGTTGCACGCCATCCGGCTCAGAGCCATCCCCCCTCATGATGAAAGCGGGTAATGTCTCCGCCACTTGGGCCTCTCTATcaggactataaatagccccgtCAAGTAACACCAAAGGGACCTTCTTTTTTGGCAAAACTAAATATATACTTCCCTAACTTGATGGTCGGAAGATCCTCACCAGTGTTTGTGCAGGTACTCCAGCGTGCGGGCGGCAGATCTCGCCTTCTTCCCCGACATCTCGACGGCTTTCTCGACTCCTCCGGTGTAGCCACCCTCGgtcagatttgaaccacaagaAGATGTTTTCGTAAACTGGAAGATTTGTGGTGGGGCGAAACCTGGCGACAAGGTCTGGCTCTGCCACTGGTAGGCAAGAAGaccgattttttttttgcttggatTGGCCGCAAATGCCGTCTATTTCTCTCGAGATTTACGTTGTTTTACGTGGTGTGTCTCCAGAAGATTTGAGGCCGCGTCTAAATGCGGGTCGGGTGGAGATCTCGTATTATTCATGGCCAATTCATATGATGATGCCACGTGTCACGAAGAACATGTCAAACAGCAGTGTTTAAGATGACCGGGTTCTCGATCGGCGTGCAAGCAAACCTTTCTCTCCAGTTTCTGATCCACGCACGAAGAGAGATGACGAGGCACGCGGCGGGGGAGTCGAAGCAGCCACCGAGGCCGCTGACCGGCGATGTGCTGCACCAGCGGCGGAGCTTGCCCAAGTGCCCGGCGGCCATGGCCGTGGGAGGATTCCTCATGGTGGCCACGCTCGGCTACTTCACCCTCGTCGCCAAGTCCAAGCCCAACGGCACCCCAAGCGAGGTCGCCAAGGTCATCGCCGGCGGTGGAGATGGCAGCGCTCGGTGATCCGGCTAATGACTCATGACGTGATGCGGGTGCCAGCTTTTAACGAGCTGAGGAAGGTTGCGTTCATGTTGGAGTTTCCTGTTTTCCCCTCTTGTCACAATTCTTTTTATGTTAGTATTTGGTAACTTATATATAGCAAATCCATGGATGTTGCGAGAAAGCTCGGTTTGGCTTTCCACAAGGCCTTGGATTTCCTAGCTAGTTGATTAAAAGAAGACGGGAAAAAAAAGCAATTAGCAGCTTTTATAATTAAATTGTGATGATGCCTTCCTGTAATGAAGATTTCTTTAGTGTTGATGTGAAATTGCTCTTTTCGGTTAaaagctttttttaaaaaaaaaatctgcgaTAATGCATGAGTTGGATTTTTAAAGCAATATGGAAGCTAACTTTATGGCAATGTTCCGCATTCTACTGAAAGAAAAGAACCTATTTGTGCCGGTCATGAATGCGATACAATGTTATGTTGGCCCAGAAGATGATCTTCAGCAAGCATCGAAGCGACGCAGCTTGATGGTagtcaagctggatatggagagggcaTATGACAGGATCAGGTGGAGTTTTCTTTGGAGGGCACTAGAGGCCTACGGCTTCCACAGGCGATGGATTGGATGGGTCCTAGGGTGTATCCAGGGGCCAAAGTTCTCTATTTTGGTCAACGACATACCGTCGGGTTTTTTTGAGTCCACTATGGGGCTGCGGCAGGGATGTCCCTTATCCCCTTACTTATTCATTATTTGTTCTGATATCTTGTCTCGTGCCTTGCAGGGTGCGTGTACTAGCCGGGAGCTGGAGGCCTATGTCCCAGCACTGGGGGTAGGACCTATCTCTCACTTACTTTTTGCTGACGATTGTCTTCTTTTGACTAGGGCGCGGGTTTCTGATGCACGGATACTTCGCAGAGTGCTGGCAGGTTACTGTGCGGCGTCCGGACAAAGAGTAAACTTCGTGAAGTCAGCCATTCAGTTCAGCCCTAGCAAGGAGACCAGAGTCAGACTGGAGATCAGGAGGATTCTGCAGATACCAGAGCAGGAGGGGACATTGGTCTACTTGGGAGTCCCTATCACAGGCCGGAGACTACGGGTGACAGAGTGCTCGGGGCTGGTACAGCGGGTCGAGAGTAGGCTGGAGGGATGGATGGCATCATCTGTATCCATGATGGGGAGCCTGACACTAGTCAGATCGGTGTTAGGATCTATGCCGGtatatctcatggccaacactgtgGTCCCAAAGACGACTCTGTTGAAGATTGAACGTCTTCTCCGGAGCTTCTTGCATGTGGGGGTCTCACGGTGGGGGCCATGGGGTACATCTGGTGGCCTGGGAGCAGGTCTGCCTTCCCATCAGCGAGGGTAGCCTGGGAGTGCAGTCCCTCCTGAAGCGGCGTGAGGCCCTTATTGCTCGGCACGCAGCCCGTTTCTTGTTAGAGCCATAGGGGCTTTGGAGCCGGGTGATGGCAGCCAGATATGGCCGAGGGGGTTCTGAGGTGGCATGGAGAGGCCGCCGAATCTCCTTTATGTGGcgcgagattgggaggtatctgCCGACTGTGTCGGCTAATACCAGGTGGCTGATAGGCGATGGACGGAGCATTGATGTGACCGGTGATCCGTGGGTGGATACTTTTCCTTTGAGATGTTGACCGACGATGGTGGATACTGAGGCAGCAGAGGGGCTCCGGGTGTGCGACCTCCTAGCACCAGGGAGGACAGAGTGGGACGACTCCAGACTACATCAGTTGTTTGGGGCACATCTTGCTGAGAGGATCCGATCCCTTCCAGTACCAGGATGCAAGGGACCAGACGTCAGGGTCTGGGACACCTCATGCAGGGCCAGTGTTAGGCTGGGTGATCTGTCCCGGGTTATCCAGCGGGGACAAGACTGCGCCTGGATTTGGAGGTCCGGGCTCCATCCGAGGGCAGCactcttcttatggaaggtgatgtgggaccgccttccgacgagagcagtgCTGAGTCGGCGTGGTTTGGGGATCCCTGCAGAGTGCGGGGCTTGCGGTGCAGATGAGTCTGTGGATCATGTATTATTTCGGTGCACTTGGGCGAGGTCGACATGGCAGTGGACAGGTATCCCGGAGGAGGTGTGGCAGGAGAGGAGACTTTTCCTGCAGCTGATACGACAGTGGTTAGCCAGTCCCGGGACATGTCAGGAGGCCATCCGAGCAACTTGCACAGCccatcagatctggctggcaaggaacgcTCGCACTTTCGGCGAGCGCAGGATGTCGCCGAGGTTTGTTGCGGAGTCTGCTCGAGCACTGGCGATGGAGTCCAGACTCCCCACCCCATCAGACATacccttgatagctcgggacacctggggttccttCTCTGCTCAGGCAGCTTCTCggacggtgttcttcacctgagagcccccacccccgagtttcctcaagataAATTTTGACGGGTCGGTGTTGGATGGAGGTACGCGAGGCGGGGCTGGCTTCGTCATACGGGACCCTCAATCCAGGGTAGTGGCAGCGAGCGGTTGCCGGTTGTTCGACATATCAGTTCCAGGGGCAGAGTTGCGAGCTGCCTGGACAGGTCTTCGCCATGCCCGTCAGGTGCTGCGGGCCAGCTCAATCATcctggagggcgactcggctacAGTTATTGGATGGATCCGGCGGGGACCGAGTGGTGAGAGCACTGACCACCCTCTGATCCGGGATATTAGGATGATGGTGAGGGATGGCGTGGCCTTTGAGgcaagcatgtattcagagaggCCAACGAGGCGGCTGACTGGGTGGCTGCATACGCGGCCCACCATTCCGGATACGTCCTGTGggcaggagagagagagagagagctgccATTGGCACTACGTGAGATTgtgtattttgattttcttgcgTGTATTCGGACACGCGTTGTCTGAGACccgtttaaagaaaaaaaaaaaaaagggtgacaACGTGGCAAGCTTCTTCAAGGGTTCATTAAAAACAAAACTAAATAAGAATGATGTCAAATATAGTTAGTGCTTGCATTTGTACCCGGTGGGAAACTACTGTTTTGTTGTTCCATGGGAAGGAAAAATACAAAGTGAATTAAACTGAATTAGTTCCTTGGCTGATCTAGCAAGCCAAGGAGAACGGTCCAGTGCGATGGCctggtccacttgaccggcccaaCTAGAGCTTGGCTCAGCACAAGCTTCCATcgaaaaaaaatggaaagagTCAGAACAGAGAATCGCGATCCCCTGCCTGAACGGCTCAAACGGTCTCCACTGAGGCACAATTGGTGCGAACTCTCCGGTCTGGTGTGAATGGGTAGCGGCCGTTGGGGGCTGTTGTAATCGGCGAATGGCCGATCGGTGCCATCATTCGTCCGAGCTTATCCCCCTCCCAAGGATCCTATTTAAATCCCTCTTTCCCTCAGTCAACCCATTGCCGCTCACCTCCCcagcttcttccttcttcctccttctccagtGGTCGGCGAACCACCATGATCGACTACCACcgccctttttttctctttcttcctcttttctcgCTTTAGAATTGCAGCAGCTTGTTACTGTGCTCACCGGAAATCAAGGCTGGCAACATCATCCGAGCCAAGGTAATGTTATAGCATTCTTTTCCTTTATCCTCTCTTCCTTCCACGGCCTCAAACCACCACTGTGGGCAAAGAAATTGGCCAAAAATCAGCTGAACTCCACTTCCTCTATTTTCtaatttgtttcttcttttttccatcTATCTCCGTCGCCGGCGTTCATCGCCTAAGCCCAAGACCGATCCCTCATGTTGGTCTCTTGCCGGAGCTAGACCCCCAGTCGCTGGCAAACTAGTTGGGATCCGAGTACAACCGAGCCAAGTATCACTTCTCGGCCCTGTATTTAGGTTGAATTCGGCTGGCTGGCCGCCGCCGGCTACTctttgctgccgccacccccaCCTGCTGTCGCCTTGCTGGGCCACCATGGCCAGCCATCATCCACTCCCTTCCTTTCCTGtttaccaaaaaagaaagaaagaaagaagaagagaagaacaagaaggggaggaggagagagagcccatctctctcttttttttctcttttctctcgcTTATTTCTCTCTCATCTCCATGTTTTTCTCCCTAAATAGATCTATGAATTCCAGTACGGGTCCGTCCACCTATTTTATGGacttgagtcgaccctcaaAGAGGCCCTGAATTGCACGGGTACTCGGGTAGCCTGTCGGACCGACCACCCCAGCTCGGTAGAGTGTTCCTAAAACCTACTGATGATGAACCTTGTTGAACGATCTTGATCTTAATCGAGTTCATGCCCTATGATTCATTGTTCGATTCACCTAGGCCTGACCCACCTGGACCGTCGAGCGCCATCATCTAACTAATCGTCtatatttcttattatttttaattacatTCAAGTCATTGaatgaaaattaattttatttttaatattttaaataggtctAGCTAGGAGTCGCCTAGCGAAGTCTGACAATCTAAGATAAAAAAGGTAAGTAGACCTTATACTccttatttttcaaattatcatGTTTTCTACGCATAAAATTTATCCTcaaaaatatcatatttttcttaaaattatagaTCAGCATATATGTTATGATAATTatgttttattataaaaaaaagttcTATGAATGTCTTAATGAAAAaacttttttataaaatatggatatgattattccatttagtatttttcatctatttatgtgtatgttttaagaaaaaaagatataaattttttaaaggcTCTCAAATAGCTATATATGATTTCTAGAATTGGGAA
This genomic interval carries:
- the LOC120106197 gene encoding uncharacterized protein LOC120106197; this encodes MVDTEAAEGLRVCDLLAPGRTEWDDSRLHQLFGAHLAERIRSLPVPGCKGPDVRVWDTSCRASVRLGDLSRVIQRGQDCAWIWRSGLHPRAALFLWKVMWDRLPTRAVLSRRGLGIPAECGACGADESVDHVLFRCTWARSTWQWTGIPEEVWQERRLFLQLIRQWLASPGTCQEAIRATCTAHQIWLARNARTFGERRMSPRFVAESARALAMESRLPTPSDIPLIARDTWGSFSAQAASRTVFFT